In a genomic window of Trachemys scripta elegans isolate TJP31775 chromosome 12, CAS_Tse_1.0, whole genome shotgun sequence:
- the LOC117886302 gene encoding CD276 antigen-like isoform X2 produces MEALLMLVHLVAAATLEIKTSPSPVFCLVDKHIELHCNFTIWKSVKLEDVAVKWTINNEFGEKTIYQFDGKHTLYHRNGALVNPQLLTQGSASLNLHNVTLDDEGIYTCTVLITPQYGSGTIQLQVRAQPTVLLSPQNPEITAGGEKTFSCDVHQFYPQEIDISWLVRKYGSKHERPLTQDICTGVPLAHDKKGMFTVLSRVTREVSEEDDGSLYICEVRHESLEKPLRGNTTIFVTTPKQYHRDTGFIVGVAAACIVITGACSIFLTIFYQEQLMKVPPQVSLINKPDVIPINEKLKLMCNINGFRPKAISVKWYRRTPQMPSSEAPGEASFLLGPRDDITDKARQPLETNGKFFSVPSCLTYTPTIRDDGAVFECSVEHSALKSAIWMSTTLSVTARPTSLYITSWPQAPTVGETLILSCVVEKFYPKDITLTWFRNGQLVSDVTQFGPFPCEIDYFSVWSQTEFILTNEDEGAVYICQIKHSSFGNIEELFYEVNLQGTPPEVLWITTDPSIPVAGEELRLNCRINNFSPNVIAVNWFRDGQLLQAGVCHSVSIMGANGLHSIWSVLRVTPGREEEGAVFTCRVTHAALRDSVERSYTLQLPD; encoded by the exons ATGGAAGCGCTGCTCATGCTGGTGCACCTCGTGGCTGCAG ctaCATTGGAAATCAAGACCAGCCCTTCCCCAGTATTCTGTCTGGTGGACAAACATATTGAGTTGCATTGTAATTTTACAATCTGGAAGAGTGTTAAATTGGAGGATGTGGCAGTGAAATGGACCATAAACAATGAATTTGGAGAGAAGACCATATACCAGTTTGATGGAAAGCATACGTTATATCACCGGAATGGGGCCTTGGTGAATCCTCAATTACTAACCCAGGGCAGCGCATCACTGAACCTGCATAATGTGACATTAGATGACGAAGGGATCTACACATGCACTGTTTTAATAACCCCGCAATATGGAAGTGGGACAATCCAGCTCCAAGTAAGAG CTCAGCCTACAGTGTTGCTGTCACCCCAAAACCCCGAAATTACCGCAGGGGGAGAGAAAACCTTTTCCTGTGATGTTCATCAATTTTACCCTCAAGAAATTGACATCTCCTGGCTGGTTAGGAAGTATGGCAGTAAACACGAGAGACCTTTAACGCAGGATATCTGCACGGGAGTCCCACTGGCTCATGATAAAAAGGGCATGTTCACCGTGCTGAGTCGGGTGACCCGAGAGGTGTCTGAAGAGGATGATGGATCCTTGTACATCTGTGAAGTCCGACATGAATCTCTGGAAAAGCCGCTGAGAGGAAATACAACCATATTTGTCACGA CCCCAAAGCAGTATCATCGGGATACTGGGTTCATTGTTGGAGTGGCTGCTGCTTGTATTGTGATAACTGGAGCGTGTAGTATATTTTTGACCATATTCTATCAGGAACAACTTatgaaag TGCCACCTCAGGTTTCCTTGATTAACAAACCAGATGTGATCCCGATTAATGAGAAGCTGAAGCTGATGTGCAACATAAATGGGTTTAGACCAAAAGCGATTAGTGTGAAATGGTACCGGAGAACCCCCCAAATGCCATCAAGTGAAGCTCCTGGAGAAGCCTCTTTTCTTCTGGGTCCGAGAGACGATATTACTGACAAGGCAAGGCAGCCTTTGGAAACCAATGGCAAGTTCTTCAGTGTTCCATCCTGTTTGACCTACACACCCACCATCCGGGATGATGGGGCAGTGTTTGAATGCAGCGTTGAGCACAGCGCACTGAAAAGCGCCATATGGATGAGCACCACGCTGAGTGTCACAG CTCGGCCGACAAGTCTCTACATCACTAGCTGGCCTCAGGCTCCCACGGTAGGAGAGACGCTCATTCTGAGCTGTGTAGTAGAGAAATTTTACCCGAAGGATATCACTTTGACTTGGTTTCGAAATGGACAACTGGTTAGCGATGTGACACAGTTTGGACCTTTCCCTTGTGAAATTGACTATTTCAGTGTCTGGAGCCAGACTGAGTTTATACTGACCAATGAGGACGAAGGGGCAGTTTATATCTGTCAGATAAAACACAGCAGCTTTGGAAATATAGAAGAACTCTTCTATGAAGTTAACTTGCAAG GGACACCCCCTGAAGTTCTCTGGATCACCACAGACCCCTCCATTCCTGTGGCGGGAGAGGAGCTGAGGCTGAACTGCAGGATCAATAACTTCTCCCCTAACGTGATCGCTGTGAACTGGTTCCGAGATGGGCAGCTCCTGCAAGCGGGAGTCTGCCATTCAGTCTCCATAATGGGGGCCAATGGTTTGCACTCCATCTGGAGCGTTTTGAGAGTCACGCCCggaagggaagaggaaggagcaGTGTTTACGTGTCGGGTGACACATGCTGCTTTAAGGGACTCTGTAGAAAGATCATACACTCTGCAGCTGCCTG ATTGA
- the LOC117886302 gene encoding CD276 antigen-like isoform X1 has translation MEALLMLVHLVAAATLEIKTSPSPVFCLVDKHIELHCNFTIWKSVKLEDVAVKWTINNEFGEKTIYQFDGKHTLYHRNGALVNPQLLTQGSASLNLHNVTLDDEGIYTCTVLITPQYGSGTIQLQVRAQPTVLLSPQNPEITAGGEKTFSCDVHQFYPQEIDISWLVRKYGSKHERPLTQDICTGVPLAHDKKGMFTVLSRVTREVSEEDDGSLYICEVRHESLEKPLRGNTTIFVTTPKQYHRDTGFIVGVAAACIVITGACSIFLTIFYQEQLMKVPPQVSLINKPDVIPINEKLKLMCNINGFRPKAISVKWYRRTPQMPSSEAPGEASFLLGPRDDITDKARQPLETNGKFFSVPSCLTYTPTIRDDGAVFECSVEHSALKSAIWMSTTLSVTARPTSLYITSWPQAPTVGETLILSCVVEKFYPKDITLTWFRNGQLVSDVTQFGPFPCEIDYFSVWSQTEFILTNEDEGAVYICQIKHSSFGNIEELFYEVNLQGTPPEVLWITTDPSIPVAGEELRLNCRINNFSPNVIAVNWFRDGQLLQAGVCHSVSIMGANGLHSIWSVLRVTPGREEEGAVFTCRVTHAALRDSVERSYTLQLPGMSCTACLIG, from the exons ATGGAAGCGCTGCTCATGCTGGTGCACCTCGTGGCTGCAG ctaCATTGGAAATCAAGACCAGCCCTTCCCCAGTATTCTGTCTGGTGGACAAACATATTGAGTTGCATTGTAATTTTACAATCTGGAAGAGTGTTAAATTGGAGGATGTGGCAGTGAAATGGACCATAAACAATGAATTTGGAGAGAAGACCATATACCAGTTTGATGGAAAGCATACGTTATATCACCGGAATGGGGCCTTGGTGAATCCTCAATTACTAACCCAGGGCAGCGCATCACTGAACCTGCATAATGTGACATTAGATGACGAAGGGATCTACACATGCACTGTTTTAATAACCCCGCAATATGGAAGTGGGACAATCCAGCTCCAAGTAAGAG CTCAGCCTACAGTGTTGCTGTCACCCCAAAACCCCGAAATTACCGCAGGGGGAGAGAAAACCTTTTCCTGTGATGTTCATCAATTTTACCCTCAAGAAATTGACATCTCCTGGCTGGTTAGGAAGTATGGCAGTAAACACGAGAGACCTTTAACGCAGGATATCTGCACGGGAGTCCCACTGGCTCATGATAAAAAGGGCATGTTCACCGTGCTGAGTCGGGTGACCCGAGAGGTGTCTGAAGAGGATGATGGATCCTTGTACATCTGTGAAGTCCGACATGAATCTCTGGAAAAGCCGCTGAGAGGAAATACAACCATATTTGTCACGA CCCCAAAGCAGTATCATCGGGATACTGGGTTCATTGTTGGAGTGGCTGCTGCTTGTATTGTGATAACTGGAGCGTGTAGTATATTTTTGACCATATTCTATCAGGAACAACTTatgaaag TGCCACCTCAGGTTTCCTTGATTAACAAACCAGATGTGATCCCGATTAATGAGAAGCTGAAGCTGATGTGCAACATAAATGGGTTTAGACCAAAAGCGATTAGTGTGAAATGGTACCGGAGAACCCCCCAAATGCCATCAAGTGAAGCTCCTGGAGAAGCCTCTTTTCTTCTGGGTCCGAGAGACGATATTACTGACAAGGCAAGGCAGCCTTTGGAAACCAATGGCAAGTTCTTCAGTGTTCCATCCTGTTTGACCTACACACCCACCATCCGGGATGATGGGGCAGTGTTTGAATGCAGCGTTGAGCACAGCGCACTGAAAAGCGCCATATGGATGAGCACCACGCTGAGTGTCACAG CTCGGCCGACAAGTCTCTACATCACTAGCTGGCCTCAGGCTCCCACGGTAGGAGAGACGCTCATTCTGAGCTGTGTAGTAGAGAAATTTTACCCGAAGGATATCACTTTGACTTGGTTTCGAAATGGACAACTGGTTAGCGATGTGACACAGTTTGGACCTTTCCCTTGTGAAATTGACTATTTCAGTGTCTGGAGCCAGACTGAGTTTATACTGACCAATGAGGACGAAGGGGCAGTTTATATCTGTCAGATAAAACACAGCAGCTTTGGAAATATAGAAGAACTCTTCTATGAAGTTAACTTGCAAG GGACACCCCCTGAAGTTCTCTGGATCACCACAGACCCCTCCATTCCTGTGGCGGGAGAGGAGCTGAGGCTGAACTGCAGGATCAATAACTTCTCCCCTAACGTGATCGCTGTGAACTGGTTCCGAGATGGGCAGCTCCTGCAAGCGGGAGTCTGCCATTCAGTCTCCATAATGGGGGCCAATGGTTTGCACTCCATCTGGAGCGTTTTGAGAGTCACGCCCggaagggaagaggaaggagcaGTGTTTACGTGTCGGGTGACACATGCTGCTTTAAGGGACTCTGTAGAAAGATCATACACTCTGCAGCTGCCTGGTATGTCCTGTACAGCGTGTTTGATTGGATAG